One genomic window of Streptomyces sp. NBC_01276 includes the following:
- a CDS encoding acyl-CoA thioesterase II translates to MTNPAERLVDLLDLEQIEVNIFRGASPQESLQRVFGGQVAGQALVAAGRTTESDRPVHSLHAYFLRPGIPGVPIVYQVERVRDGRSFTTRRVTAVQQGKTIFNLTASFHHPEEGSIEHQLPPRLDFPHPDALPKVVDEIREHLGALPEALERMARRQPFDIRYVDRLRWTPEELKDADPRSAVWMRAVGPLGDDPLVHTCALTYASDMTLLDAVRIPVEPLWGMRGFDMASLDHAMWFHRPFRADEWFLYDQESPIAHGGRGLARGRIYDVEGRLLVSVVQEGLFRPYPAEAAKPAVSPQ, encoded by the coding sequence ATGACGAACCCCGCCGAGAGACTGGTCGATCTGCTCGACCTGGAGCAGATCGAGGTCAACATCTTCCGGGGCGCGAGCCCCCAGGAATCCCTCCAGCGCGTGTTCGGCGGACAGGTCGCCGGGCAGGCTCTGGTGGCGGCCGGCCGCACCACCGAGAGCGACCGGCCGGTCCACTCCCTGCACGCGTACTTCCTGCGCCCGGGCATCCCCGGGGTGCCCATCGTGTACCAGGTGGAACGGGTGCGCGACGGGCGCTCCTTCACCACGCGCCGGGTCACCGCGGTCCAGCAGGGCAAGACCATCTTCAATCTGACCGCCTCCTTCCATCACCCGGAGGAGGGCAGCATCGAGCACCAGCTGCCTCCCCGCCTCGACTTCCCGCACCCGGACGCGCTCCCGAAGGTCGTGGACGAGATCCGCGAGCACCTGGGCGCGCTGCCCGAGGCGCTGGAGCGGATGGCCCGCCGTCAGCCCTTCGACATCCGGTACGTGGACCGGCTCCGCTGGACTCCGGAGGAGCTCAAGGACGCCGATCCGCGCAGCGCGGTGTGGATGCGAGCGGTCGGCCCGCTGGGCGACGACCCGCTCGTGCACACCTGCGCCCTCACCTACGCCAGTGACATGACCCTCCTCGACGCCGTGCGCATCCCCGTGGAACCGCTGTGGGGCATGCGCGGTTTCGACATGGCCTCGCTGGACCACGCCATGTGGTTCCACCGGCCCTTCCGCGCGGACGAGTGGTTCCTGTACGACCAGGAGTCACCCATCGCGCACGGTGGCCGCGGTCTGGCCCGCGGCCGCATCTACGACGTGGAGGGCAGGCTGCTGGTCTCCGTCGTCCAGGAGGGTCTCTTCCGCCCGTACCCGGCCGAGGCGGCCAAGCCGGCCGTGTCCCCGCAGTAG
- a CDS encoding metal-dependent hydrolase, producing the protein MMGPAHSLSGAAAWLGVGAATAAAGHPMPWPVLVVGALICAGAALAPDLDHKSATISRAFGPLSRGLCEVVDKISYAVYKATRAPRDPRRSGGHRTLTHTWLWAVLIGAGSSALAVTADRWGVLVLLFIHLVLAVEGLLWRAARMSSDVLVWLLGATSAWILAGVLDQPGNGAGWLFTGPGQEYLWLGLPILLGALVHDIGDALTVSGCPILWPLPIAGKRWYPIGPPKAMRFRAGSWVELKVLMPVFMLLGGFGGAAALGFI; encoded by the coding sequence ATGATGGGGCCGGCGCACTCACTCTCCGGGGCAGCGGCCTGGCTGGGGGTGGGTGCGGCGACTGCCGCGGCCGGCCACCCGATGCCGTGGCCCGTACTGGTCGTCGGCGCGCTCATATGCGCCGGTGCGGCCCTGGCCCCCGACCTCGACCACAAGTCGGCGACGATCTCGCGCGCCTTCGGCCCCCTCTCCCGGGGCCTGTGCGAGGTGGTCGACAAGATCTCCTACGCCGTCTACAAGGCCACCCGCGCCCCGCGCGACCCCCGCCGCAGCGGGGGGCACCGCACCCTGACCCACACCTGGCTCTGGGCGGTCCTGATAGGCGCCGGGTCCTCCGCGCTCGCGGTCACCGCCGACCGCTGGGGCGTGCTCGTGCTGCTCTTCATCCATCTGGTGCTGGCCGTCGAGGGTCTCCTCTGGCGGGCGGCCCGGATGTCCAGCGACGTCCTGGTCTGGCTGCTCGGCGCCACGAGCGCCTGGATCCTGGCCGGCGTGCTCGACCAGCCGGGCAACGGCGCGGGCTGGCTCTTCACCGGCCCCGGCCAGGAGTACCTGTGGCTCGGCCTGCCGATCCTGCTCGGAGCACTCGTCCACGACATCGGCGACGCGCTCACCGTCTCCGGCTGCCCGATCCTGTGGCCCCTGCCCATCGCGGGGAAGCGCTGGTACCCGATCGGTCCCCCGAAGGCGATGCGCTTCCGCGCCGGCAGCTGGGTGGAGCTCAAGGTCCTGATGCCGGTCTTCATGCTCCTCGGCGGCTTCGGCGGCGCCGCGGCCCTCGGCTTCATCTAG
- a CDS encoding roadblock/LC7 domain-containing protein, which yields MALDKQLDWLLDDLTRRVPQVRHAVVLSNDGLVTAASAGLAREDAEHLAAVAAGLQSLAKGSGRHFRAGEVRQTMVEYDEGFLFVVAAGSGSSLCALSAAEADIVQVAYEMTLLVNRVGEHLGVAERRITGG from the coding sequence ATGGCACTGGACAAGCAGCTCGACTGGTTGCTGGACGATCTGACGCGCAGGGTCCCGCAGGTCCGCCACGCGGTGGTGCTGTCCAACGACGGACTGGTGACGGCCGCCAGCGCCGGGCTGGCGCGCGAGGACGCCGAGCACCTCGCGGCGGTCGCGGCGGGGCTGCAGAGCCTGGCGAAGGGGTCGGGGCGGCACTTCAGGGCGGGGGAGGTGCGCCAGACCATGGTCGAGTACGACGAGGGCTTCCTGTTCGTCGTCGCGGCGGGTTCGGGCAGTTCCCTGTGCGCGCTGAGCGCGGCCGAGGCGGACATCGTCCAGGTGGCTTATGAGATGACGCTGCTGGTCAACCGGGTCGGGGAGCACCTGGGGGTCGCGGAGCGGCGGATCACCGGGGGCTGA
- a CDS encoding DUF6397 family protein: MKVRALERASAGGDGRERSWPGGGDPRGPRAEVLPGPGGGGDVGGGGGGGGDADPGAGGPPPAARPPELLSALRAAGELGLRRSEFARAVQLGLVRPGSRAPGGAARFARAELDRVRACEGYPRTLRERIETVAGADAGARALGTGPSRFTRLARCGHLTPVGYRINRYRAVVWLYLAAELREFATREPWLLSGAAPPGDREMLDAKADLRPRRWRGRHVGLLLRRTADPWERAAVLASVLPEQQVRQAVPDPAERIVLAALAPPPPYGHPQVPAAAAVAGRLLLAEPPDEVHWYRTSLDFALTGARGRRNSTGERGQSNSTGERGPT; encoded by the coding sequence ATGAAGGTGCGAGCGCTGGAGCGTGCGTCGGCCGGCGGGGACGGGCGGGAGCGTTCATGGCCCGGGGGCGGGGATCCGCGCGGGCCGCGCGCGGAGGTGCTGCCCGGTCCGGGCGGAGGCGGGGACGTCGGCGGAGGCGGAGGAGGCGGCGGGGACGCGGACCCGGGCGCGGGTGGGCCCCCGCCCGCCGCGCGGCCGCCGGAGCTGCTGAGCGCGCTCCGGGCCGCCGGGGAACTTGGGCTTCGCCGAAGCGAGTTCGCACGTGCCGTCCAGCTGGGGCTGGTGCGTCCAGGCTCGCGGGCGCCCGGCGGAGCCGCTCGGTTCGCCCGCGCCGAACTGGACCGGGTCAGGGCCTGTGAGGGGTACCCGCGGACACTGCGGGAGCGGATCGAGACCGTGGCCGGCGCCGACGCCGGCGCACGGGCGCTGGGGACCGGCCCGAGCCGCTTCACCCGGCTCGCGCGCTGCGGGCACCTCACCCCCGTCGGCTACCGGATCAACCGCTACCGGGCCGTCGTCTGGCTCTATCTGGCTGCCGAGCTGAGGGAGTTCGCCACCCGGGAGCCGTGGTTGCTGAGCGGGGCCGCGCCCCCGGGGGACCGGGAGATGCTGGACGCCAAAGCGGATCTGCGCCCGCGCCGGTGGCGCGGACGGCATGTGGGGCTGCTGCTGAGACGAACCGCCGATCCGTGGGAGCGGGCCGCGGTACTGGCCTCCGTACTCCCCGAACAACAGGTGCGTCAGGCCGTCCCCGATCCGGCGGAACGGATCGTCCTCGCCGCGCTCGCGCCGCCCCCGCCCTACGGCCACCCGCAGGTCCCGGCCGCGGCCGCCGTGGCCGGGCGGCTGCTGCTGGCGGAGCCGCCGGACGAGGTGCACTGGTACCGCACCAGCCTCGATTTCGCCCTGACCGGGGCACGGGGCCGGCGGAACTCGACCGGGGAGAGGGGTCAGTCGAACTCGACGGGGGAGAGGGGGCCGACGTAG
- a CDS encoding YchJ family protein, whose protein sequence is MPTPVLPCPCGLPAAYPECCGRFHSGARQAPTAELLMRSRFSAFAVGDTAYLMRSWHSSTRPGRLDLDPEQHWERLEILATERGGMFETEGSVEFRAHYREGGHTGSLREHSAFSREAGAWVYVGPLSPVEFD, encoded by the coding sequence ATGCCCACCCCGGTCCTCCCCTGCCCCTGCGGGCTGCCCGCCGCCTACCCGGAATGCTGCGGCCGCTTCCACTCGGGCGCCCGGCAGGCACCCACCGCGGAGCTGCTGATGCGGTCGCGGTTCAGCGCGTTCGCGGTCGGCGACACCGCCTACCTGATGCGCTCCTGGCACTCCTCGACCCGGCCGGGCCGACTCGATCTGGATCCCGAGCAGCACTGGGAGCGGCTGGAGATCCTGGCCACCGAGCGCGGCGGGATGTTCGAGACGGAGGGGTCGGTGGAGTTCCGGGCGCACTACCGGGAGGGCGGGCACACGGGTTCGCTGCGCGAGCACAGTGCCTTCTCCCGCGAGGCGGGCGCCTGGGTCTACGTCGGCCCCCTCTCCCCCGTCGAGTTCGACTGA
- a CDS encoding DEAD/DEAH box helicase, with amino-acid sequence MTLIDQLPPNADPDALFEAFSSWAEDQGITLYPAQEEALIEVVSGANVILSTPTGSGKSLVAAGAHFTALAQDKVTFYTAPIKALVSEKFFDLCKLFGTENVGMLTGDASVNADAPVICCTAEVLASIALRDGKYADIGQVVMDEFHFYAEPDRGWAWQIPLLELPQAQFVLMSATLGDVKRFEEDLTRRTGRPTSVVRSASRPVPLSYEYVTTPITDTITELLETRQAPVYIVHFTQAQAVERAQSLMSINMCTREEKDKIAELIGNFRFTTKFGQNLSRYVRHGIGVHHAGMLPKYRRLVEKLAQAGLLKVICGTDTLGVGVNVPIRTVLFTALTKYDGNRVRTLRAREFHQIAGRAGRAGFDTAGFVVAQAPEHVIENEKALAKAGDDPKKRRKVVRKKAPEGFVAWSDTTFEKLIAADPEPLTSRFKVTNIMLLSVIARPGDAFQAMRHLLEDNHEPRKAQLRHIRRAFAIYRSLLDGGVVEKLDAPDAEGRTIRLTVDLQQDFALNQPLSTFALASFDLLDPESPSYALDMVSVVESTLDDPRQILAAQQNKERGIAVGAMKADGIEYEERMERLQDVTYPKPLEELLLHAYDVYSKSHPWVRDHPVSPKSIIRDMYERAMTFTEFTSFYELARTEGIVLRYLASAYKALDHTIPDDLKSEDLQDLIAWLGELVRQVDSSLLDEWEQLANPEVETAEQAQEKADQVKPVTANARAFRVLVRNAMFRRVELAALDHVNVLGELDAGSGWDADAWGEAMDGYWDEYDDLGTGPDARGPKLLQIEEDPAHGLWRVRQTFADPNGDHGWGISAEVDLAASDEEGRAVIRVTSVGELGLL; translated from the coding sequence GTGACCCTCATTGATCAGCTCCCGCCGAACGCCGACCCCGACGCCCTCTTCGAGGCTTTCTCCTCGTGGGCGGAGGACCAGGGCATCACCCTGTACCCGGCGCAGGAGGAGGCCCTGATCGAGGTCGTCTCCGGTGCGAACGTGATCCTGTCGACCCCGACCGGCTCGGGCAAGAGCCTCGTGGCGGCGGGCGCCCACTTCACCGCGCTGGCCCAGGACAAGGTGACCTTCTACACCGCCCCGATCAAGGCGCTGGTGTCGGAGAAGTTCTTCGACCTGTGCAAGCTCTTCGGCACCGAGAACGTCGGCATGCTGACCGGCGACGCCTCCGTGAACGCCGACGCCCCGGTGATCTGCTGCACGGCCGAAGTGCTGGCCTCCATCGCCCTGCGCGACGGCAAGTACGCCGACATCGGCCAGGTCGTGATGGACGAGTTCCACTTCTACGCGGAGCCGGACCGCGGCTGGGCCTGGCAGATCCCGCTGCTGGAACTGCCCCAGGCGCAGTTCGTCCTGATGTCGGCGACCCTCGGCGACGTCAAGCGCTTCGAGGAGGACCTGACCCGGCGCACCGGCCGTCCGACGTCGGTGGTCCGCTCGGCGAGCCGGCCCGTCCCGCTGTCGTACGAGTACGTGACCACGCCGATCACGGACACCATCACGGAACTGCTGGAGACCCGGCAGGCCCCGGTCTACATCGTGCACTTCACGCAGGCCCAGGCGGTCGAGCGGGCGCAGTCGCTGATGAGCATCAACATGTGCACCCGCGAGGAGAAGGACAAGATCGCGGAGCTGATCGGCAACTTCCGATTCACCACGAAGTTCGGCCAGAACCTCTCCCGTTACGTCCGCCACGGCATCGGCGTGCACCACGCGGGCATGCTGCCCAAGTACCGGCGGCTGGTGGAGAAGCTGGCCCAGGCCGGTCTGCTGAAGGTCATCTGCGGGACCGACACCCTCGGCGTCGGCGTCAACGTCCCGATCCGCACGGTGCTGTTCACCGCGCTCACCAAGTACGACGGCAACCGCGTCCGCACGCTGCGCGCCCGCGAGTTCCACCAGATCGCCGGACGCGCGGGCCGGGCCGGCTTCGACACGGCCGGCTTCGTGGTCGCGCAGGCGCCCGAGCACGTCATCGAGAACGAGAAGGCCCTCGCGAAGGCGGGCGACGACCCGAAGAAGCGCCGCAAGGTGGTCCGCAAGAAGGCCCCCGAGGGCTTCGTGGCCTGGTCGGACACCACCTTCGAGAAGCTGATCGCCGCCGACCCGGAGCCGCTGACCTCGCGCTTCAAGGTCACCAACATCATGCTGCTGTCGGTCATCGCCCGGCCGGGCGACGCCTTCCAGGCGATGCGCCACCTCCTGGAGGACAACCACGAGCCGCGCAAGGCCCAGTTGCGGCACATCCGGCGGGCCTTCGCGATCTACCGTTCGCTGCTGGACGGCGGCGTGGTGGAGAAGCTCGACGCCCCCGACGCCGAGGGCCGCACCATCCGCCTGACCGTCGACCTCCAGCAGGACTTCGCGCTCAACCAGCCGCTGTCCACCTTCGCGCTGGCCTCCTTCGACCTGCTGGACCCGGAGTCCCCGTCCTACGCGCTGGACATGGTCTCGGTCGTCGAGTCCACCCTGGACGACCCGCGCCAGATCCTGGCCGCCCAGCAGAACAAGGAACGCGGCATCGCGGTCGGCGCGATGAAGGCCGACGGGATCGAGTACGAGGAGCGCATGGAGCGCCTCCAGGACGTCACCTATCCCAAGCCCCTGGAAGAACTGCTGCTGCACGCCTACGACGTGTACAGCAAGAGCCACCCGTGGGTCCGCGACCACCCGGTCTCCCCGAAGTCGATCATCCGCGACATGTACGAGCGCGCGATGACCTTCACCGAGTTCACCTCCTTCTACGAGCTGGCCCGCACCGAGGGCATCGTGCTGCGCTACCTGGCGAGCGCGTACAAGGCGCTGGACCACACCATCCCCGACGACCTGAAGTCCGAGGACCTCCAGGACCTCATCGCCTGGCTGGGCGAGCTGGTCCGCCAGGTGGACTCCAGCCTGCTCGACGAGTGGGAGCAGCTGGCGAACCCGGAGGTGGAGACGGCGGAGCAGGCCCAGGAGAAGGCCGACCAGGTCAAGCCGGTCACGGCGAACGCCCGCGCCTTCCGTGTCCTGGTCCGCAACGCGATGTTCCGGCGGGTCGAGCTGGCGGCGCTGGACCACGTCAACGTGCTGGGCGAGCTGGACGCCGGGTCCGGCTGGGACGCCGACGCCTGGGGCGAGGCCATGGACGGGTACTGGGACGAGTACGACGACCTCGGCACCGGCCCCGACGCCCGCGGCCCCAAGCTCCTCCAGATCGAGGAGGACCCCGCCCACGGCCTGTGGCGCGTCCGCCAGACGTTCGCCGACCCGAACGGCGACCATGGCTGGGGCATCAGCGCCGAGGTCGACCTCGCCGCGTCCGACGAGGAGGGCCGGGCCGTCATCCGGGTCACCTCGGTCGGCGAGCTCGGGCTGCTCTGA
- a CDS encoding ABC transporter ATP-binding protein: MIGVAPPEYDPAAPETAATLPVGTSATVRGYVRGLLRRHRRAFVVLVGVNTVAVVASMAGPSLLGRVVDELSSGAHELHLGRVALLFALALAVQTFFVRMVRLRGAMLGEEMLADLREDFLVRSVGLPPGVLERAGTGDLLSRITTDVDRLANAMREAVPQLTIGVVWAGLLYGALVVTAPPLALAALVALPVLVLGCRWYFRRAPSAYRSEAAGYAAVAAALTETVDAGRTVEAHRLGRRRISLSERRIKEWTAWERYTLYLRTVLFPVVNITYVTILGSVLMIGGYCVLKGWMTVGQLTTGALLAQMMGDPISLILRWYDELQVAQVSLARLVGVREIEPDSGDGTVAPGGREVRAQEVRFGYKEGVDVLHQVSMSVPPGTRMALVGPSGAGKSTLGRLLAGIYAPRTGEVTLGGARLSRMPAERVREHVALVNQEHHVFVGSLRDNLRLARSGAADTELWAALGAVDADGWARALEAGLDTEVGSGGSALTPAQAQQVALARLVLADPHTLVLDEATSLLDPRAARHLERSLARVLDGRTVIAIAHRLHTAHDADVIAVVEGGRISELGSHDELVAADGAYAALWRSWHG; this comes from the coding sequence ATGATCGGCGTGGCGCCCCCGGAGTACGATCCGGCGGCCCCCGAGACGGCCGCGACCCTGCCCGTGGGCACGTCGGCGACCGTACGGGGCTACGTGCGCGGCCTGCTGCGCCGTCACCGGCGGGCCTTCGTCGTGCTGGTGGGGGTCAACACGGTCGCGGTGGTCGCGTCCATGGCCGGCCCCTCCCTGCTGGGGCGGGTCGTGGACGAGCTCTCGTCGGGGGCGCATGAGCTCCATCTGGGGCGCGTGGCGCTGCTGTTCGCGCTGGCGCTGGCCGTCCAGACGTTCTTCGTACGGATGGTGCGGTTGCGCGGGGCGATGCTCGGCGAGGAGATGCTGGCCGATCTGCGCGAGGACTTCCTGGTGCGGTCGGTCGGTCTGCCCCCGGGCGTCCTGGAACGCGCCGGCACCGGCGACCTGCTCTCGCGGATCACCACCGACGTCGACCGGCTGGCCAACGCGATGCGCGAGGCCGTGCCGCAGCTGACCATCGGCGTTGTCTGGGCCGGGCTGCTCTACGGGGCCCTGGTGGTCACCGCTCCGCCGCTGGCGCTGGCCGCGCTGGTGGCGCTGCCGGTCCTGGTCCTCGGCTGCCGCTGGTACTTCCGGCGGGCGCCCTCGGCGTACCGCTCGGAGGCCGCCGGGTACGCGGCGGTCGCGGCGGCGCTCACCGAGACGGTGGACGCGGGACGGACCGTGGAGGCGCACCGGCTGGGGCGGCGCCGGATCTCGCTGTCGGAGCGGCGGATCAAGGAGTGGACGGCCTGGGAGCGGTACACGCTGTACCTGCGGACGGTCCTCTTCCCCGTCGTCAACATCACCTACGTGACGATCCTCGGCTCCGTGCTGATGATCGGCGGGTACTGCGTGCTGAAGGGCTGGATGACGGTCGGGCAGCTGACCACGGGGGCGCTGCTGGCGCAGATGATGGGCGACCCGATCAGCCTGATCCTGCGCTGGTACGACGAGCTCCAGGTCGCCCAGGTCTCGCTGGCCCGGCTGGTGGGCGTGCGCGAGATCGAGCCGGACTCCGGGGACGGCACCGTCGCCCCCGGGGGCCGGGAGGTGCGGGCGCAGGAGGTCCGGTTCGGTTACAAGGAGGGCGTGGACGTCCTGCACCAGGTGTCGATGTCGGTGCCGCCGGGCACCCGGATGGCTCTGGTCGGTCCCTCGGGCGCGGGCAAGTCCACCCTGGGCAGGCTGCTGGCGGGCATCTACGCGCCCCGGACCGGCGAGGTCACGCTCGGTGGCGCGAGGCTGTCGCGGATGCCGGCGGAGCGGGTGCGCGAGCACGTGGCGCTCGTCAACCAGGAGCACCACGTCTTCGTCGGGTCGCTGCGGGACAATCTGCGTCTGGCCCGGTCGGGTGCGGCCGACACCGAACTGTGGGCGGCGTTGGGCGCGGTGGACGCGGACGGCTGGGCGCGGGCCCTGGAGGCGGGACTGGACACCGAGGTGGGGTCCGGGGGGAGCGCGCTGACTCCGGCGCAGGCCCAGCAGGTCGCGCTGGCCCGGCTGGTACTGGCGGACCCGCACACGCTGGTGCTGGACGAGGCGACCTCGCTGCTGGACCCTCGGGCCGCCCGGCACCTGGAGCGTTCGCTCGCGCGGGTGCTGGACGGCCGTACGGTCATCGCGATCGCCCACCGGCTCCACACGGCGCACGACGCGGACGTGATCGCGGTGGTCGAGGGCGGCCGGATCAGTGAGCTGGGCTCGCACGACGAGCTCGTGGCGGCGGACGGGGCGTACGCGGCCCTCTGGCGCTCCTGGCACGGCTGA
- a CDS encoding ABC transporter transmembrane domain-containing protein, which produces MQISDLPYPDPGVPDARTGPRFLLWLGRGQLGGQARSLAWGLLHFGGVAGLPYAVGLGVDAVVRRDGGGLLRVGVLLLLLGIAISLGDAMLHRTAVTNWITAAARVQQLLARKTAELGSALTRRVAAGEVVSVSTGDVEKIGWFVEAVSRFLAAALTVAAICVGLLFYAPAIGVVVAVGVPVLALSVLPLLPRATRRADVQREKAGKATELASDTVAGLRVLRGIGGEELFLGRYREASQEVRRAAVRSARMWALIAAVQVLLPGALMITVVWYGAGLVTHGRLAVGELVAAFSAVATMLYPLRHFQEIAMAYSFSRPSAARAARVLSLTRTGDEGPAGSGTAGAVRAPAPGGDLYDAETGVLAPAGAFTAVVCGDPDLAGRLAERLGGHPTDSVAGARSALLGGVALDELALDTARELVLVQDKDPVLLSGTLRELFDVPASGSVTPAAALGAAQCDDVLDALLQSAPDAVRDPMDARITERGRSLSGGQRQRLALARSLVTDPEVLVLDEPTSAVDSHTEARIADGIAALRSGRTTVVLASSPLLLDRADRVVLVHEGRALPAGTHRELLHGEPRYRAVVTRETDEEQRRAGIGLAGPAEELTGIEESA; this is translated from the coding sequence ATGCAGATCAGCGATCTTCCGTATCCGGATCCCGGAGTACCGGACGCCCGTACCGGCCCGAGGTTCCTGCTGTGGCTGGGCCGGGGGCAACTCGGCGGCCAGGCCCGCAGCCTGGCCTGGGGGCTCCTCCACTTCGGCGGCGTCGCCGGGCTGCCGTACGCCGTGGGACTCGGCGTGGACGCGGTCGTGCGCCGTGACGGCGGCGGACTGCTCCGCGTCGGCGTGCTGCTCCTGCTGCTCGGCATCGCCATCTCGCTCGGCGACGCGATGCTGCACCGCACCGCCGTCACCAACTGGATCACGGCGGCCGCACGGGTCCAGCAGTTGCTGGCCCGCAAGACCGCCGAACTGGGCTCCGCCCTGACCCGCCGGGTCGCGGCCGGCGAAGTGGTGTCCGTTTCAACGGGTGACGTCGAAAAGATCGGATGGTTCGTCGAGGCCGTCTCCCGGTTCCTCGCCGCCGCCCTGACCGTCGCCGCGATCTGCGTCGGCCTGCTCTTCTACGCGCCCGCGATCGGCGTGGTCGTCGCCGTGGGCGTCCCGGTGCTCGCCCTGTCCGTCCTGCCGTTGCTGCCGCGCGCCACCCGCCGCGCGGACGTCCAGCGCGAGAAGGCGGGCAAGGCCACCGAGCTGGCCTCCGACACCGTCGCCGGCCTGCGCGTCCTGCGGGGCATCGGCGGTGAGGAACTGTTCCTCGGACGCTACCGGGAGGCCTCGCAGGAGGTCCGCAGGGCCGCCGTGCGCAGTGCCCGGATGTGGGCGCTGATCGCGGCCGTGCAGGTGCTGCTCCCGGGCGCCCTGATGATCACGGTGGTCTGGTACGGGGCCGGGCTCGTGACGCACGGACGGCTCGCGGTGGGCGAACTCGTGGCGGCCTTCAGCGCGGTGGCCACGATGCTGTACCCGCTGCGGCACTTCCAGGAGATCGCGATGGCCTACTCCTTCTCCCGGCCCTCCGCCGCACGGGCGGCGCGGGTGCTGTCGCTGACGCGCACCGGGGACGAGGGCCCGGCCGGCTCCGGCACGGCGGGGGCCGTACGGGCTCCGGCGCCGGGCGGGGACCTGTACGACGCCGAGACGGGCGTGCTGGCCCCGGCCGGTGCCTTCACGGCGGTGGTGTGCGGGGACCCGGACCTGGCGGGCCGGCTGGCGGAGCGGCTGGGGGGCCATCCGACGGACTCCGTCGCCGGGGCGCGCTCCGCGCTGCTCGGCGGGGTCGCGCTGGACGAGCTCGCGCTGGACACGGCCCGCGAGCTGGTCCTCGTACAGGACAAGGACCCGGTGCTGCTGTCCGGGACGCTGCGCGAGCTGTTCGACGTACCGGCCTCGGGGTCCGTGACGCCGGCGGCGGCGCTGGGGGCCGCGCAGTGCGACGACGTCCTGGACGCGCTGCTGCAGTCGGCCCCCGACGCGGTGCGGGACCCGATGGACGCCCGCATCACCGAACGCGGCCGCTCGCTGTCCGGCGGGCAGCGCCAGCGGCTGGCGCTGGCCAGGTCGCTGGTGACCGACCCGGAGGTACTGGTGCTGGACGAGCCGACCTCGGCGGTGGACTCGCACACCGAGGCGCGGATCGCCGACGGGATCGCGGCCCTGCGCTCCGGGCGCACGACGGTGGTGCTGGCGTCCTCGCCGCTGCTGCTGGACCGTGCCGACCGGGTCGTCCTGGTCCACGAGGGCCGGGCCCTGCCCGCGGGCACGCACCGCGAGCTGCTGCACGGCGAACCGCGCTACCGGGCGGTCGTCACCCGCGAGACGGACGAGGAACAGCGGCGCGCCGGGATCGGCCTGGCGGGGCCGGCAGAGGAACTCACAGGGATCGAGGAATCCGCATGA